A DNA window from Pseudomonas wuhanensis contains the following coding sequences:
- a CDS encoding type II secretion system F family protein codes for MLKPALLILICLTLLGLSIRLFYNGLRQTGIDRTLGRLMQGQPQLAVAKSSWAGLERAFLRAGLGRPTERLGLWLLLWALGILLGFALASWIGLLVMLLMPPLALRLYISWCYQRRLKRMIEQLPPLLDHTVRSLKSGRTLADAVLVAIDAAEDPLKNAMGRIQRNVHLGVSLPDAVTDFAELYEKDEFRLFALGLKVNHRYGGNASELFENLIKMIRERDQAARQLRAMTGETRITALVLALMPVGLAAYFLLSNPKYLLAMWNSSSGQMMLATAFGLQVVGCLALWRMLRSV; via the coding sequence ATGCTCAAACCGGCGCTGCTCATCCTGATTTGCCTGACGTTGCTGGGCCTGTCGATCCGTTTGTTCTACAACGGTCTGCGCCAGACCGGCATCGATCGAACCCTCGGTCGCTTGATGCAGGGGCAACCGCAACTGGCGGTGGCGAAATCATCCTGGGCAGGCCTGGAACGAGCCTTTCTACGTGCCGGCCTCGGTCGTCCCACCGAGCGCCTGGGGTTGTGGCTATTGCTCTGGGCCCTGGGCATCTTGCTGGGTTTTGCCCTCGCGAGCTGGATCGGTTTGCTGGTGATGTTGCTGATGCCGCCCCTGGCTTTGCGGCTGTACATCAGTTGGTGCTACCAGCGCCGGCTCAAGCGCATGATCGAACAACTGCCACCGTTGCTCGATCACACGGTGCGCAGTCTGAAGTCCGGGCGCACCCTGGCCGATGCCGTGCTGGTCGCCATCGACGCCGCCGAAGACCCACTGAAAAACGCCATGGGCCGGATTCAACGCAACGTGCACTTGGGCGTCAGCCTGCCTGACGCTGTCACGGACTTCGCCGAACTGTACGAGAAAGACGAGTTTCGCTTGTTCGCATTGGGCCTGAAGGTCAATCACCGCTATGGCGGCAACGCCAGTGAACTGTTTGAGAACCTGATCAAAATGATCCGCGAACGAGACCAGGCTGCGCGCCAATTACGCGCCATGACGGGCGAAACCCGCATCACGGCGCTGGTGCTGGCCCTGATGCCCGTGGGGCTCGCCGCTTACTTCTTGCTGTCCAATCCGAAATACCTGCTCGCCATGTGGAACAGCAGCTCGGGGCAAATGATGCTCGCGACCGCGTTCGGCCTGCAGGTCGTGGGTTGCCTGGCGCTGTGGCGCATGTTGCGTAGCGTATGA
- a CDS encoding type II secretion system F family protein, producing the protein MKIALLISALLFLAATLLLLSGLLDQHRRARQVAQRLDGKPLSDHRVSHWLQALGDSRIGQRSVKLDNETQMLLNRLGWRSARQRSLFAACQIGIPVLALVLSLLIQSVFFPQVNNHWITPAFATALGYLLPKRLLAAAAYRRQRQLAIEISTFIPLLRILFESGMAVEQSLRVLSIEGKQLLPALTHELRLILTRVDSGLELGEELNKATQLLAVDEFTDTCVILQQLIHQGGGAMKSLLGLKMLLDDRRLTRLQEYISKMSAKMSVVMMLFLFPALLIVLAGPSFTALARAFVR; encoded by the coding sequence ATGAAAATAGCCCTGCTGATCAGCGCACTGTTGTTTCTGGCGGCCACGCTGTTGCTGCTCAGTGGGCTGCTGGACCAGCATCGGCGTGCTCGCCAGGTGGCTCAACGACTGGACGGCAAACCGCTGAGCGACCACCGCGTCAGTCACTGGTTGCAAGCGCTGGGCGACAGCCGCATCGGTCAGCGCTCGGTCAAACTGGACAACGAAACCCAAATGCTGCTCAACCGCCTCGGCTGGCGCAGCGCCCGGCAACGCTCGCTGTTCGCTGCCTGCCAGATCGGCATACCGGTGCTTGCGTTGGTCCTGAGTCTGTTGATCCAGAGCGTGTTCTTCCCGCAGGTGAACAACCACTGGATCACCCCGGCCTTCGCCACCGCCCTCGGTTATTTGCTGCCCAAACGCTTGCTGGCCGCCGCCGCGTACCGTCGGCAAAGACAACTGGCGATCGAGATTTCGACCTTCATTCCACTGCTGCGCATCCTGTTCGAATCCGGCATGGCGGTGGAGCAGTCGTTGCGCGTGCTGAGCATCGAAGGCAAACAATTACTGCCGGCCCTGACCCATGAACTGCGCCTGATACTGACGCGGGTCGATTCCGGTCTGGAGCTTGGCGAAGAACTGAACAAGGCCACCCAGTTACTGGCGGTGGACGAGTTCACTGACACCTGCGTAATTCTTCAGCAACTGATCCACCAGGGCGGCGGCGCCATGAAATCACTGCTGGGACTCAAAATGCTGCTCGATGACCGACGCCTGACACGCTTGCAGGAATACATCTCCAAGATGTCCGCGAAAATGTCCGTGGTGATGATGTTGTTTCTCTTCCCCGCGCTACTGATCGTACTGGCCGGCCCCAGCTTCACCGCTTTGGCCCGGGCCTTTGTTCGTTGA